One genomic window of Rissa tridactyla isolate bRisTri1 unplaced genomic scaffold, bRisTri1.patW.cur.20221130 scaffold_29, whole genome shotgun sequence includes the following:
- the LOC128903323 gene encoding olfactory receptor 14J1-like has protein sequence NGSSITQFLLLAFADTRELQLLHFGLFLGIYLAALLANGHIITTIACDHRLHTPMYFFLLNLSVLDLGSISTTVPKSMANSLWGTRDISYTGCVAQLLFFFFFMSAEYFLLTVMSYDRYVAICKPLHYGTLLGSRACVHMAAAAWGSGFLYALLHTANTFSLPLCQGNALDQFFCEIPQILKLSCSHSYLREVGLLVVSACLGFGCFVFIVLSYVQIFRAVLRIPSEQGRHKAFSTCLPHLAVVSLFVSTAVFAHLKPPSISSPALDLVVAVLYSLVPPVLNPLIY, from the coding sequence aatggcagctccatcacccagttcctcctcctggcattcgcagacacgcgggagctgcagctcttgcacttcgggctcttcctgggcatctacctggctgccctcctggccaacggccacatcatcaccaccatcgcctgtgaccaccgcctccacacccccatgtacttcttcctcctcaacctctctgttcttgacctgggctccatctccaccactgtccccaaatccatggccaattccctgtggggcaccagggacatctcctacacaggatgtgtggcccagctcttattctttttctttttcatgtcagctgagtattttcttcttaccgtcatgtcctatgaccgctacgttgccatctgcaaacccctgcactacgggaccctcctgggcagcagagcttgtgtccacatggcagcagctgcctggggcagtgggtttctctatgctctcctgcacacggccaatacattttccctgcccctctgccagggcaatgccctggaccagttcttctgtgaaatcccccagatcctcaagctctcctgctcacactcctacctcagggaagttgggcttcttgtggtcagtgcctgtttaggctttggttgttttgtgttcatcgtgctgtcctacgtgcagatcttcagggccgtgctgaggatcccctctgagcagggacggcacaaagccttttccacctgcctccctcacctggccgtggtctccctgtttgtcagcactgccgtgtttgcccacctcaagcccccctccatctcctccccagctctagacctggtggtggcagtcctgtactcattggtgcctccagtactgaaccccctcatctac